In the genome of Saccopteryx leptura isolate mSacLep1 chromosome 10, mSacLep1_pri_phased_curated, whole genome shotgun sequence, one region contains:
- the USP19 gene encoding ubiquitin carboxyl-terminal hydrolase 19 isoform X7 gives MSGGASATGPRRGPPGLEEATSKKKQKDRANQENKDGDPRRGGSVSTAREEQTKDELLLDWRQSADEVIVKLRVGAGPLQLEEVDAAFTNTDCVVRLPDGRQWGGVFYAEIEGSSAKVQARKGGLLQLALPKKVPMLTWPSLLKKPLGTQELVPGLKCQENGQESSPIALELGPEPRRAKQEARNQKRAQGRGEVGAGTGPGAQAGPSAKRAVHLRRGPEGEGSRDGPGPQGDAPAFLAEPAIQAEAEEQLRVPPLNPQTGLLGSGEENLALLSGEKPVSPRNDPVSPAMTRSRDPEKGDRSKEEMALAADAASLVDEPESMVSLPFVKNDSYEKGPDSVVVHVYVKEICRDISRVLFREQDFTLIFQTRDGNFLRLHPGCGPHTIFRWQVKLRNLIEPEQCTFCFTASRIDICLRKRQSQRWGGLEAPATRVGGAKVAVPTGPTPLDSTPPGGAPHPLTVQEEARAVEKEKPKTRSEDTGLDGVAARTPMEHVAPKPEPHLASPKPTCMVPPMPHSPVSGDSVEEEEEEEKKVCLPGFTGLVNLGNTCFMNSVIQSLSNTRELRDFFHDRSFEAEINYNNPLGTGGRLAIGFAVLLRALWKGTHHAFQPSKLKAIVASKASQFTGFAQHDAQEFMAFLLDGLHEDLNRIQNKPYTETVDSDGRPDEVVAEEAWQRHKMRNDSFIVDLFQGQYKSKLVCPMCAKVSITFDPFLYLPVPLPQKQKVLPVFYFAREPHSKPIKFLVSISKENSSASEVLDSLSQSVHVKPENLRLAEVIKNRFHRVFLPSHSLDTVSPSDTLLCFELLSPELAKERVVVLEVQQRPQVPSIPISKCAACQRKQQSEDEKLKRCTRCYRVGYCNQLCQKTHWPDHKGLCRPENIGYPFLVSVPASRLTYARLAQLLEGYARYSVSVFQPPFQPGRMALESQGPGCTSLHSTSSLEAGDSEREPISIQPPELQPVTPVAEGDTVVPRAWAAPDRVPAPSTSGISSEILASGPIEVGSLPAGERVSRPEAAVPGYQHPSESMNSHTPQFFIYKIDASNREQRLEDKGDTPLDLGDDCSLALVWRNNERLQEFVLVASKELECAEDLGSAGEAARAGHFTLDQCLTLFTRPEVLAPEEAWYCPQCKQHREASKQLLLWRLPNVLIVQLKRFSFRSFIWRDKINDLVEFPVRNLDLSKFCIGQKEEQLPSYDLYAVINHYGGMIGGHYTACARLPNERSSQRSDVGWRLFDDSTVTTVDESQVVTRYAYVLFYRRRNSPVERPPRAGTSEHLPDMGPAAEAAASQASRIWQELEAEEEPVPEGPAPLGPWGPQDWVGPPPRGPTTADEGCLRYFVLGTVAALVALVLNVFYPLVSQSRWR, from the exons ATGTCTGGCGGGGCTAGTGCTACAGGCCCAAGAAGAGGGCCCCCAGGACTGGAGGAGGCCACCAGTAAGAAGAAGCAGAAGGATCGAGCAAACCAGGAGAACAAGGATGGAGATCCTAGGAGAGGTG GGTCAGTGTCCACTGCTCGGGAGGAACAGACCAAAGACG AGTTGTTGCTTGATTGGAGGCAGAGTGCAGATGAAGTGATTGTCAAGCTGCGTGTAGGAGCGGGTCCCCTGCAGCTGGAGGAGGTGGATGCTGCTTTCACGAACACAGACTGTGTGGTGCGGCTTCCAG ATGGTCGGCAGTGGGGTGGTGTTTTCTATGCTGAGATAGAAGGTTCTAGCGCCAAAGTGCAGGCTCGTAAAGGTGGCCTCCTGCAGCTGGCACTGCCCAAGAAGGTGCCTATGCTCACATGGCCCTCTCTCCTG AAGAAACCTCTGGGGACGCAGGAGTTGGTGCCAGGGCTGAAGTGCCAGGAGAATGGGCAGGAGTCGTCTCCCATTGCCCTGGAGCTGGGCCCTGAGCCCCGCCGGGCCAAGCAGGAGGCCCGGAACCAGAAGCGGGCCCAGGGCCGTGGTGAGGTAGGGGCGGGGACTGGCCCTGGGGCCCAGGCGGGGCCCAGTGCCAAGAGGGCTGTGCATCTCCGAAGAGGGCCAGAGGGAGAAGGGTCCAGAGATGGCCCTGGACCCCAGGGCGATGCCCCCGCCTTCCTGGCTGAGCCAGCCATCCAG GCTGAGGCTGAGGAACAGCTCCGGGTACCACCATTGAACCCCCAGACCGGCCTCCTGGGCTCAGGAGAGGAGAATCTAGCACTTTTGTCAGGAGAGAAGCCAGTGTCCCCCAGGAATGACCCAGTCTCTCCAGCCATGACCCGAAGCAGAGACCCTGAGAAAGGTGACCGTTCCAAAGAGGAGATGGCGCTGGCAGCAGATGCTGCGTCCTTGGTGGATG AGCCCGAGTCCATGGTGAGCCTACCGTTTGTCAAGAACGACTCCTATGAGAAGGGGCCTGACTCGGTGGTGGTGCACGTGTACGTGAAGGAAATCTGCAGGGACATCTCTCGAGTGCTTTTCCGCGAGCAGGACTTCACCCTGATCTTCCagaccag GGACGGGAACTTCCTGAGACTGCACCCGGGCTGCGGGCCCCATACCATCTTCCGTTGGCAGGTGAAGCTCAG GAACCTGATTGAGCCAGAGCAGTGTACCTTCTGCTTCACAGCTTCTCGCATTGACATTTGCCTCCGGAAGCGGCAGAGTCAACGCTGGGGGGGGCTGGAGGCCCCAGCTACACGAG TGGGTGGTGCAAAGGTTGCCGTGCCGACAGGCCCAACCCCTCTGGATTCAACCCCACCGGGAGGTGCCCCACACCCCCTGACGGTCCAGGAGGAAGCCCGGGCTGTGGAGAAGGAGAAACCGAAGACTCGATCTGAGGACACAGGCCTGGATGGTGTGGCAGCTCGTACCCCCATGGAACATGTCGCCCCAAAGCCAGAACCTCACTTGGCCTCA CCCAAGCCCACATGCATGGTGCCTCCAATGCCCCACAGCCCTGTGAGCGGAGACAgtgtggaggaagaggaagaggaagagaagaaggtgtGTCTGCCAGGCTTCACTGGCCTTGTCAATCTAGGCAACACCTGCTTCATGAATAGCGTCATTCAATCTTTGTCCAACACTCGGGAGCTCCGGGACTTCTTCCATG ACCGCTCCTTTGAGGCCGAAATCAACTATAACAACCCACTGGGGACAGGTGGGCGTCTAGCCATTGGCTTTGCCGTGCTGCTCCGGGCACTGTGGAAGGGCACCCACCATGCCTTCCAGCCTTCCAAGTTAAAG GCCATTGTGGCCAGCAAGGCCAGCCAGTTCACAGGCTTTGCGCAGCATGATGCCCAGGAGTTCATGGCTTTTCTGCTGGACGGGCTGCATGAGGACCTGAACCGCATTCAGAATAAGCCCTACACGGAGACCGTGGACTCCGATGGCCGGCCCGACGAG GTGGTGGCTGAGGAAGCATGGCAGAGACACAAGATGAGGAATGACTCTTTCATCGTGGACCTGTTCCAGGGCCAGTACAAGTCAAAGCTGGTGTGCCCCATGTGCGCCAAG GTCTCCATCACGTTTGACCCATTCCTCTACCTGCCGGTGCCCTTGCCACAGAAGCAGAAGGTTCTGCCCGTCTTCTATTTTGCCCGGGAGCCCCACAGTAAGCCCATCAAG TTCCTGGTGAGCATCAGCAAAGAGAACTCCAGCGCGAGCGAGGTGCTGGACTCCCTCTCCCAGAGTGTCCATGTGAAGCCCGAGAACCTGCGTCTGGCCGAG GTGATTAAGAATCGTTTCCATCGTGTGTTCTTGCCCTCCCACTCCCTGGACACTGTGTCCCCATCGGACACACTCCTCTGCTTTGAGCTGTTGTCCCCAGAGCTGGCTAAGGAGCGGGTGGTAGTGCTCGAGGTGCAGCAG CGCCCCCAGGTGCCCAGCATTCCCATCTCCAAGTGCGCAGCCTGCCAACGGAAGCAACAGTCCGAGGATGAGAAGCTGAAACGCTGTACTCGGTGCTACCGCGTGGGCTACTGCAACCA gctcTGCCAGAAAACCCACTGGCCTGACCACAAGGGCCTCTGCCGCCCTGAGAACATCGGTTACCCCTTCCTGGTCAGCGTACCTGCCTCACGCCTCACTTACGCTCGTCTTGCTCAGTTGCTAGAGGGCTATGCCCG GTATTCTGTGAGTGTATTCCAGCCTCCCTTCCAGCCTGGCCGCATGGCCTTGGAGTCTCAGGGCCCTGGGTGCACCTCATTGCACTCCACTAGCTCCCTGGAGGCTGGGGACAGCGAGAGGGAACCCATCTCCATTCAGCCGCCTGAGCTCCAGCCGGTGACCCCTGTGGCTGAGGGGGACACAGTGGTTCCCCGGGCATGGGCAGCCCCTGATCGGGTCCCTGCGCCCAGCACCAGTGGAATTTCTTCTGAGATTCTGGCCAGTGGGCCCATTGAAGTTGGTTCCTTGCCAGCTGGTGAGAGGGTATCCCGGCCCGAAG CTGCTGTGCCTGGGTACCAGCACCCAAGTGAATCCATGAATTCCCACACACCCCagttctttatctataaaattgaCGCGTCCAACCGGGAGCAGCGGCTGGAGGATAAAG GAGATACCCCGTTGGATCTGGGCGATGACTGCAGCCTGGCCCTTGTCTGGCGGAACAATGAGCGCCTACAGGAGTTCGTATTGGTGGCCTCCAAGGAGCTGGAGTGTGCCGAGGACCTGGGTTCTGCTGGGGAGGCTGCCCGTGCTGGCCACTTCACTCTGGACCAGTGCCTCACCCTCTTCACGCGGCCCGAAGTGCTGGCGCCCGAGGAGGCTTG GTACTGCCCGCAGTGCAAACAACACCGGGAGGCCTCCAAGCAGCTTCTGCTCTGGCGCCTGCCGAACGTGCTCATTGTGCAGCTTAAGCGCTTCTCCTTTCGCAGTTTTATTTGGCGTGACAAGATCAATGACTTGGTGGAGTTCCCTGTTCG GAACCTGGACCTGAGCAAATTCTGCATTGGTCAGAAAGAGGAGCAGTTGCCCAGCTACGACCTGTATGCTGTCATCAACCACTACGGAGGCATGATTGGTGGCCACTACACAGCCTGTGCACGCCTGCCCAATGAGCGCAGCAGCCAGCGCAGTGACGTGG GCTGGCGCTTGTTTGATGATAGCACGGTGACAACAGTAGACGAGAGCCAGGTTGTGACGCGTTACGCCTATGTCCTCTTCTACCGCCGGCGGAACTCTCCTGTGGAGAGGCCTCCCCGGGCAGGTACCTCTGAGCACCTCCCAGACATGGGCCCTGCAGCCGAGGCTGCTGCCAGCCAG GCTTCCCGGATTTGGCAGGAGCTGGAGGCGGAGGAGGAGCCGGTACCCGAGGGGCCTGCGCCCCTGGGACCCTGGGGGCCCCAAGACTGGGTGGGCCCCCCGCCACGTGGCCCTACCACAGCTGATGAGGGCTGCCTCCGGTACTTTGTTCTGGGCACCGTGGCAGCTTTGGTGGCCCTCGTGCTCAACGTGTTCTATCCTCTGGTATCCCAGAGTCGCTGGAGATGA
- the USP19 gene encoding ubiquitin carboxyl-terminal hydrolase 19 isoform X11 → MSGGASATGPRRGPPGLEEATSKKKQKDRANQENKDGDPRRGGSVSTAREEQTKDELLLDWRQSADEVIVKLRVGAGPLQLEEVDAAFTNTDCVVRLPDGRQWGGVFYAEIEGSSAKVQARKGGLLQLALPKKVPMLTWPSLLKPLGTQELVPGLKCQENGQESSPIALELGPEPRRAKQEARNQKRAQGRGEVGAGTGPGAQAGPSAKRAVHLRRGPEGEGSRDGPGPQGDAPAFLAEPAIQAEAEEQLRVPPLNPQTGLLGSGEENLALLSGEKPVSPRNDPVSPAMTRSRDPEKGDRSKEEMALAADAASLVDGKEPESMVSLPFVKNDSYEKGPDSVVVHVYVKEICRDISRVLFREQDFTLIFQTRDGNFLRLHPGCGPHTIFRWQVKLRNLIEPEQCTFCFTASRIDICLRKRQSQRWGGLEAPATRGAVGGAKVAVPTGPTPLDSTPPGGAPHPLTVQEEARAVEKEKPKTRSEDTGLDGVAARTPMEHVAPKPEPHLASPKPTCMVPPMPHSPVSGDSVEEEEEEEKKVCLPGFTGLVNLGNTCFMNSVIQSLSNTRELRDFFHDRSFEAEINYNNPLGTGGRLAIGFAVLLRALWKGTHHAFQPSKLKAIVASKASQFTGFAQHDAQEFMAFLLDGLHEDLNRIQNKPYTETVDSDGRPDEVVAEEAWQRHKMRNDSFIVDLFQGQYKSKLVCPMCAKVSITFDPFLYLPVPLPQKQKVLPVFYFAREPHSKPIKFLVSISKENSSASEVLDSLSQSVHVKPENLRLAEVIKNRFHRVFLPSHSLDTVSPSDTLLCFELLSPELAKERVVVLEVQQRPQVPSIPISKCAACQRKQQSEDEKLKRCTRCYRVGYCNQLCQKTHWPDHKGLCRPENIGYPFLVSVPASRLTYARLAQLLEGYARYSVSVFQPPFQPGRMALESQGPGCTSLHSTSSLEAGDSEREPISIQPPELQPVTPVAEGDTVVPRAWAAPDRVPAPSTSGISSEILASGPIEVGSLPAGERVSRPEAAVPGYQHPSESMNSHTPQFFIYKIDASNREQRLEDKGDTPLDLGDDCSLALVWRNNERLQEFVLVASKELECAEDLGSAGEAARAGHFTLDQCLTLFTRPEVLAPEEAWYCPQCKQHREASKQLLLWRLPNVLIVQLKRFSFRSFIWRDKINDLVEFPVRNLDLSKFCIGQKEEQLPSYDLYAVINHYGGMIGGHYTACARLPNERSSQRSDVGWRLFDDSTVTTVDESQVVTRYAYVLFYRRRNSPVERPPRAGTSEHLPDMGPAAEAAASQGLGPGPAPEVAPTRTAPERFAPPVDCPAPTYSNMEEVD, encoded by the exons ATGTCTGGCGGGGCTAGTGCTACAGGCCCAAGAAGAGGGCCCCCAGGACTGGAGGAGGCCACCAGTAAGAAGAAGCAGAAGGATCGAGCAAACCAGGAGAACAAGGATGGAGATCCTAGGAGAGGTG GGTCAGTGTCCACTGCTCGGGAGGAACAGACCAAAGACG AGTTGTTGCTTGATTGGAGGCAGAGTGCAGATGAAGTGATTGTCAAGCTGCGTGTAGGAGCGGGTCCCCTGCAGCTGGAGGAGGTGGATGCTGCTTTCACGAACACAGACTGTGTGGTGCGGCTTCCAG ATGGTCGGCAGTGGGGTGGTGTTTTCTATGCTGAGATAGAAGGTTCTAGCGCCAAAGTGCAGGCTCGTAAAGGTGGCCTCCTGCAGCTGGCACTGCCCAAGAAGGTGCCTATGCTCACATGGCCCTCTCTCCTG AAACCTCTGGGGACGCAGGAGTTGGTGCCAGGGCTGAAGTGCCAGGAGAATGGGCAGGAGTCGTCTCCCATTGCCCTGGAGCTGGGCCCTGAGCCCCGCCGGGCCAAGCAGGAGGCCCGGAACCAGAAGCGGGCCCAGGGCCGTGGTGAGGTAGGGGCGGGGACTGGCCCTGGGGCCCAGGCGGGGCCCAGTGCCAAGAGGGCTGTGCATCTCCGAAGAGGGCCAGAGGGAGAAGGGTCCAGAGATGGCCCTGGACCCCAGGGCGATGCCCCCGCCTTCCTGGCTGAGCCAGCCATCCAG GCTGAGGCTGAGGAACAGCTCCGGGTACCACCATTGAACCCCCAGACCGGCCTCCTGGGCTCAGGAGAGGAGAATCTAGCACTTTTGTCAGGAGAGAAGCCAGTGTCCCCCAGGAATGACCCAGTCTCTCCAGCCATGACCCGAAGCAGAGACCCTGAGAAAGGTGACCGTTCCAAAGAGGAGATGGCGCTGGCAGCAGATGCTGCGTCCTTGGTGGATGGTAAAG AGCCCGAGTCCATGGTGAGCCTACCGTTTGTCAAGAACGACTCCTATGAGAAGGGGCCTGACTCGGTGGTGGTGCACGTGTACGTGAAGGAAATCTGCAGGGACATCTCTCGAGTGCTTTTCCGCGAGCAGGACTTCACCCTGATCTTCCagaccag GGACGGGAACTTCCTGAGACTGCACCCGGGCTGCGGGCCCCATACCATCTTCCGTTGGCAGGTGAAGCTCAG GAACCTGATTGAGCCAGAGCAGTGTACCTTCTGCTTCACAGCTTCTCGCATTGACATTTGCCTCCGGAAGCGGCAGAGTCAACGCTGGGGGGGGCTGGAGGCCCCAGCTACACGAG GTGCAGTGGGTGGTGCAAAGGTTGCCGTGCCGACAGGCCCAACCCCTCTGGATTCAACCCCACCGGGAGGTGCCCCACACCCCCTGACGGTCCAGGAGGAAGCCCGGGCTGTGGAGAAGGAGAAACCGAAGACTCGATCTGAGGACACAGGCCTGGATGGTGTGGCAGCTCGTACCCCCATGGAACATGTCGCCCCAAAGCCAGAACCTCACTTGGCCTCA CCCAAGCCCACATGCATGGTGCCTCCAATGCCCCACAGCCCTGTGAGCGGAGACAgtgtggaggaagaggaagaggaagagaagaaggtgtGTCTGCCAGGCTTCACTGGCCTTGTCAATCTAGGCAACACCTGCTTCATGAATAGCGTCATTCAATCTTTGTCCAACACTCGGGAGCTCCGGGACTTCTTCCATG ACCGCTCCTTTGAGGCCGAAATCAACTATAACAACCCACTGGGGACAGGTGGGCGTCTAGCCATTGGCTTTGCCGTGCTGCTCCGGGCACTGTGGAAGGGCACCCACCATGCCTTCCAGCCTTCCAAGTTAAAG GCCATTGTGGCCAGCAAGGCCAGCCAGTTCACAGGCTTTGCGCAGCATGATGCCCAGGAGTTCATGGCTTTTCTGCTGGACGGGCTGCATGAGGACCTGAACCGCATTCAGAATAAGCCCTACACGGAGACCGTGGACTCCGATGGCCGGCCCGACGAG GTGGTGGCTGAGGAAGCATGGCAGAGACACAAGATGAGGAATGACTCTTTCATCGTGGACCTGTTCCAGGGCCAGTACAAGTCAAAGCTGGTGTGCCCCATGTGCGCCAAG GTCTCCATCACGTTTGACCCATTCCTCTACCTGCCGGTGCCCTTGCCACAGAAGCAGAAGGTTCTGCCCGTCTTCTATTTTGCCCGGGAGCCCCACAGTAAGCCCATCAAG TTCCTGGTGAGCATCAGCAAAGAGAACTCCAGCGCGAGCGAGGTGCTGGACTCCCTCTCCCAGAGTGTCCATGTGAAGCCCGAGAACCTGCGTCTGGCCGAG GTGATTAAGAATCGTTTCCATCGTGTGTTCTTGCCCTCCCACTCCCTGGACACTGTGTCCCCATCGGACACACTCCTCTGCTTTGAGCTGTTGTCCCCAGAGCTGGCTAAGGAGCGGGTGGTAGTGCTCGAGGTGCAGCAG CGCCCCCAGGTGCCCAGCATTCCCATCTCCAAGTGCGCAGCCTGCCAACGGAAGCAACAGTCCGAGGATGAGAAGCTGAAACGCTGTACTCGGTGCTACCGCGTGGGCTACTGCAACCA gctcTGCCAGAAAACCCACTGGCCTGACCACAAGGGCCTCTGCCGCCCTGAGAACATCGGTTACCCCTTCCTGGTCAGCGTACCTGCCTCACGCCTCACTTACGCTCGTCTTGCTCAGTTGCTAGAGGGCTATGCCCG GTATTCTGTGAGTGTATTCCAGCCTCCCTTCCAGCCTGGCCGCATGGCCTTGGAGTCTCAGGGCCCTGGGTGCACCTCATTGCACTCCACTAGCTCCCTGGAGGCTGGGGACAGCGAGAGGGAACCCATCTCCATTCAGCCGCCTGAGCTCCAGCCGGTGACCCCTGTGGCTGAGGGGGACACAGTGGTTCCCCGGGCATGGGCAGCCCCTGATCGGGTCCCTGCGCCCAGCACCAGTGGAATTTCTTCTGAGATTCTGGCCAGTGGGCCCATTGAAGTTGGTTCCTTGCCAGCTGGTGAGAGGGTATCCCGGCCCGAAG CTGCTGTGCCTGGGTACCAGCACCCAAGTGAATCCATGAATTCCCACACACCCCagttctttatctataaaattgaCGCGTCCAACCGGGAGCAGCGGCTGGAGGATAAAG GAGATACCCCGTTGGATCTGGGCGATGACTGCAGCCTGGCCCTTGTCTGGCGGAACAATGAGCGCCTACAGGAGTTCGTATTGGTGGCCTCCAAGGAGCTGGAGTGTGCCGAGGACCTGGGTTCTGCTGGGGAGGCTGCCCGTGCTGGCCACTTCACTCTGGACCAGTGCCTCACCCTCTTCACGCGGCCCGAAGTGCTGGCGCCCGAGGAGGCTTG GTACTGCCCGCAGTGCAAACAACACCGGGAGGCCTCCAAGCAGCTTCTGCTCTGGCGCCTGCCGAACGTGCTCATTGTGCAGCTTAAGCGCTTCTCCTTTCGCAGTTTTATTTGGCGTGACAAGATCAATGACTTGGTGGAGTTCCCTGTTCG GAACCTGGACCTGAGCAAATTCTGCATTGGTCAGAAAGAGGAGCAGTTGCCCAGCTACGACCTGTATGCTGTCATCAACCACTACGGAGGCATGATTGGTGGCCACTACACAGCCTGTGCACGCCTGCCCAATGAGCGCAGCAGCCAGCGCAGTGACGTGG GCTGGCGCTTGTTTGATGATAGCACGGTGACAACAGTAGACGAGAGCCAGGTTGTGACGCGTTACGCCTATGTCCTCTTCTACCGCCGGCGGAACTCTCCTGTGGAGAGGCCTCCCCGGGCAGGTACCTCTGAGCACCTCCCAGACATGGGCCCTGCAGCCGAGGCTGCTGCCAGCCAG GGACTAGGCCCTGGCCCGGCCCCCGAGGTGGCCCCCACGCGGACAGCCCCTGAACGCTTCGCCCCCCCTGTGgactgcccagcccccacctaCAGCAACATGGAGGAGGTCGATTAG